A single Natrinema pellirubrum DSM 15624 DNA region contains:
- a CDS encoding non-histone chromosomal MC1 family protein, translated as MVREDGKRNFALRESGGDESSVFSGNTPRQAALKAARRLEPGSSEESAERVELRLREKGTDKVHIYDGWAWEETAPDDKPDWMPDEITEANVSKKGIEHLDE; from the coding sequence ATGGTACGCGAAGACGGGAAACGAAACTTTGCACTGCGCGAATCGGGCGGCGACGAATCGAGCGTCTTCTCGGGGAACACCCCCCGGCAGGCGGCGCTCAAGGCGGCCCGACGACTCGAGCCCGGCTCGAGCGAGGAGTCGGCCGAGCGGGTCGAACTCAGACTGCGGGAGAAAGGTACCGACAAGGTCCACATCTACGACGGCTGGGCGTGGGAGGAGACGGCACCGGACGACAAGCCCGACTGGATGCCCGACGAGATCACGGAAGCGAACGTCTCGAAGAAGGGAATCGAACACTTAGACGAGTAA
- a CDS encoding SymE family type I addiction module toxin yields MVRKKKLSPSGAKDEDGNYHNVHLNLHEDELEVAGMDIGDEVFVRVRDGKIIIQKADEDDVEHEF; encoded by the coding sequence ATGGTACGGAAAAAGAAGCTGAGTCCAAGCGGTGCGAAAGACGAAGACGGTAACTACCACAACGTCCATCTGAACCTCCACGAGGACGAACTCGAGGTCGCGGGCATGGATATCGGTGACGAAGTCTTCGTCCGAGTCCGGGACGGCAAGATCATCATCCAGAAAGCCGACGAGGACGACGTCGAACACGAGTTCTAA
- a CDS encoding MFS transporter, with protein MTKWRTLVLATIGFNFSFLIWFSFAPFTGPMAEEFGLSVTEIGILASAAIWLAPFGRILTGWLSDRWGAPTVFAIVLAYVGVFSMASAFAQSYSVFFVTRLIVATAGITFVIGIQHVSEWFDEEHLGTAEGIYAGVGNAGAAGGALILPRVFGEGWSGPLFESNWRAAFFYTGIVSILLAIVYYTIGEAAKSEQRRQATAESATLKQWLHTATRYGTVVLALAYVMSFGLELSMNGWLATYYREGFNTENLVLASTFAATFSVAAGLLRPFGGYVSDLLARKEKNILPVFTGRYREQWTFVSLCFIVLAMIGMTLAGLSGQVMLAVAAGFVVGMGCAFAEGAIFAQVPAMFPNSSGSVAGVVGGVGTVGGIVYPLVYAAPVMPSLHTGYSVVAATMIPIVLLCAWVFQPHVAERATEDGFVAASAGSTVAGEPSDD; from the coding sequence ATGACCAAGTGGCGGACGTTGGTGTTGGCGACGATCGGGTTCAACTTCTCGTTTCTCATCTGGTTTTCCTTCGCGCCGTTTACCGGGCCGATGGCCGAGGAGTTCGGCCTCTCGGTGACTGAGATCGGGATTCTGGCGAGCGCGGCGATCTGGCTCGCACCGTTCGGTCGGATACTGACGGGCTGGCTCTCCGATCGCTGGGGCGCGCCGACGGTGTTCGCCATCGTCCTGGCCTACGTCGGCGTGTTCTCGATGGCGTCGGCGTTTGCCCAGTCCTACAGCGTGTTCTTCGTCACGCGGCTGATCGTCGCGACGGCGGGGATCACCTTCGTCATCGGGATCCAGCACGTCTCCGAGTGGTTCGACGAGGAACACCTGGGGACTGCTGAGGGGATCTATGCCGGCGTCGGGAACGCCGGTGCTGCCGGCGGCGCGTTGATCCTCCCGCGCGTGTTCGGCGAGGGGTGGAGCGGCCCCCTCTTCGAGAGCAACTGGCGGGCCGCCTTCTTCTACACCGGGATCGTCTCGATCCTGCTGGCGATCGTCTACTACACGATCGGGGAGGCCGCCAAGTCCGAGCAGCGCCGGCAGGCGACCGCCGAGAGCGCGACGCTCAAACAGTGGCTTCACACCGCTACTCGCTACGGAACCGTCGTCCTCGCGCTGGCCTACGTGATGAGCTTCGGCCTCGAGCTGTCGATGAACGGCTGGCTGGCGACCTACTACCGCGAGGGGTTCAACACGGAGAACCTCGTCCTCGCGAGTACGTTCGCGGCGACGTTCTCGGTCGCGGCCGGGCTGTTGCGGCCTTTCGGCGGCTACGTCAGTGACCTGCTCGCGCGCAAGGAGAAGAACATCCTGCCCGTCTTCACCGGCCGGTACCGCGAACAGTGGACGTTCGTCTCGCTGTGTTTCATCGTGCTGGCGATGATCGGGATGACGCTGGCCGGGCTGTCCGGGCAGGTCATGCTCGCGGTCGCCGCCGGCTTCGTCGTCGGGATGGGCTGTGCGTTCGCCGAGGGCGCGATCTTCGCGCAGGTCCCGGCCATGTTCCCGAACAGTTCCGGGAGCGTCGCCGGCGTCGTCGGCGGTGTCGGGACGGTCGGCGGGATCGTCTACCCGCTGGTCTATGCCGCGCCGGTGATGCCGAGCCTCCACACCGGCTACTCCGTCGTTGCGGCCACGATGATCCCAATCGTCTTGCTGTGTGCGTGGGTCTTCCAGCCCCACGTCGCCGAGCGGGCGACCGAGGACGGCTTCGTCGCCGCGAGCGCCGGGAGTACCGTCGCAGGCGAACCGTCCGACGACTGA
- the pheT gene encoding phenylalanine--tRNA ligase subunit beta, with the protein MPTVDIDPDELRELTGSEEKGDEELKDDLFGLGLEFEGRTEDGAFELEFAPDRLDRLSVEGVARSLRYQYGDARGIHVPSPNSAEWTIEVDDSVPDERPYVTGAVIRDVDLDDEALESLIQLQEKLHATMGRKRAKGAIGIHDLTMLKGSSATEEGTPTIEYVGLEPDEDRFVPLDSDAEMTPAEVLEDHQTGQTYADLVSEYERYPAIYDDIGLFSFPPVINGRRTEVSTDSRDLFVEMTGTDQWTIDKMLNIVCYALSARGATIEEVRVEYPDHDIVRPDFSTKTKTVAHDRIETILGIGLDPEEVIDLAERSGLEAAREENDDGDLVYEVTVPPYRVDVLHPLDVIDDLGRAYGFNDLEPRYPDVGTVGGRHERSRLERAAREQLVGLGFEDLLNFHMISEGENYDRLDVDPGDDVYGAGEPATIKEPYSEDFTMLRTWVMPSLLMVLERNTHRAYPQNLAEIGFAANVDESENTGVAEGRRVGAVLAHHEAGYEDAKARLQALTRNFGVDLETPPTDHPTFISGRTAAVVIDGEEVGVIGEVHPKVLVEHDLEVPVSAFEFDLEALR; encoded by the coding sequence TTCGGGCTGGGCCTCGAGTTCGAGGGCCGGACCGAGGACGGCGCGTTCGAACTCGAGTTCGCGCCCGACCGGCTCGACCGGCTCTCCGTCGAGGGCGTTGCCCGCTCGCTGCGCTACCAGTACGGCGACGCGCGGGGGATTCACGTCCCGTCGCCGAACTCGGCCGAGTGGACGATCGAAGTCGACGACTCCGTTCCCGACGAGCGACCCTACGTCACGGGCGCGGTGATCCGCGACGTCGACCTCGACGACGAGGCCCTCGAGTCGCTCATCCAACTGCAGGAGAAGCTCCACGCGACGATGGGGCGCAAGCGCGCAAAGGGCGCGATCGGCATTCACGACCTGACGATGCTGAAGGGCAGTTCCGCGACCGAAGAAGGGACCCCGACGATCGAGTACGTCGGGCTCGAGCCCGACGAGGACCGATTCGTCCCCCTCGATTCGGACGCGGAGATGACGCCCGCGGAGGTCCTCGAGGACCACCAGACGGGCCAGACCTACGCCGATCTGGTCAGCGAGTACGAGCGGTATCCGGCGATCTACGACGACATCGGGCTGTTCTCGTTCCCGCCGGTGATCAACGGCCGGCGCACCGAGGTGTCGACGGACTCCCGTGACCTGTTCGTCGAGATGACGGGCACCGACCAGTGGACGATCGACAAGATGCTCAATATCGTCTGCTACGCACTGTCGGCCCGCGGGGCCACCATCGAGGAAGTACGAGTCGAGTATCCGGATCACGACATCGTTCGCCCGGACTTCTCGACGAAGACGAAGACGGTCGCCCACGACCGTATCGAGACCATCCTCGGCATCGGCCTCGACCCCGAGGAGGTCATCGACCTCGCGGAACGATCGGGACTCGAGGCAGCGCGGGAGGAAAACGACGACGGGGACCTCGTCTACGAGGTGACGGTTCCGCCCTACCGCGTCGACGTCCTTCACCCGCTGGATGTCATCGACGATCTCGGGCGGGCCTACGGCTTCAACGACCTCGAGCCCCGGTATCCCGACGTGGGGACCGTCGGCGGCCGCCACGAGCGCTCGCGGCTCGAGCGAGCGGCCCGCGAGCAACTCGTCGGGCTGGGCTTCGAGGACCTGCTGAACTTCCACATGATCAGCGAGGGGGAGAACTACGACCGGCTCGACGTCGACCCCGGTGACGACGTCTACGGGGCCGGCGAGCCCGCGACGATCAAAGAGCCCTACAGCGAGGACTTCACCATGCTGCGGACGTGGGTCATGCCCTCGCTGTTGATGGTACTGGAGCGAAACACCCACCGCGCCTATCCCCAGAACCTCGCGGAGATCGGCTTCGCGGCCAACGTCGACGAGAGCGAAAACACGGGCGTCGCGGAAGGCCGTCGCGTCGGAGCCGTCCTCGCCCACCACGAGGCCGGGTACGAGGACGCCAAGGCCAGACTCCAGGCGCTGACCCGGAACTTCGGCGTCGACCTCGAGACGCCGCCGACCGACCACCCGACCTTCATTTCGGGTCGAACCGCGGCGGTCGTCATCGACGGCGAGGAAGTCGGCGTGATCGGCGAGGTCCATCCGAAGGTGCTGGTCGAACACGACCTCGAGGTGCCGGTCTCGGCCTTCGAGTTCGACCTCGAGGCGCTGCGCTGA